The following proteins are encoded in a genomic region of Blastopirellula marina:
- a CDS encoding class I SAM-dependent methyltransferase, whose amino-acid sequence MIRPSKTDQAWKQWGEVDPYYGVITDEKFRSQSLDDQARHEFFETGRQSVEHVLQLCRRHVNSEFEPKSVLDYGCGVGRMAIAFARVARQVTGIDISEGMLAEAQANKSRLGIENLELLQIEGTQLPIKKKFDLVHSYIVLQHIHPRQGIEVFQQLVQAISPGGVGAIQLTYSNIKNAPGLGLPPRIPSFRNLWRSTWGNSAMRRTLGQWFGSPKSPQMQMNSYHLNQVLFLLQNAGVKDLHVEFTNHGGHLGVFVLFSQPC is encoded by the coding sequence ATGATACGCCCATCGAAGACCGATCAGGCCTGGAAACAGTGGGGAGAGGTCGATCCTTATTATGGAGTGATCACCGACGAGAAATTCCGCTCCCAAAGCCTTGATGACCAAGCCCGGCACGAGTTCTTCGAAACCGGCCGGCAGAGCGTCGAACACGTCCTCCAACTTTGCCGCCGACACGTCAATTCTGAGTTCGAGCCGAAAAGCGTGCTCGATTACGGCTGCGGGGTAGGGCGGATGGCGATCGCTTTTGCTCGCGTTGCCCGACAGGTAACCGGAATCGATATCTCCGAAGGAATGCTCGCCGAAGCCCAGGCTAACAAATCGCGACTCGGCATCGAGAATCTTGAACTACTTCAGATCGAAGGCACTCAGCTTCCGATCAAAAAAAAGTTTGACCTAGTTCATTCCTACATCGTGCTACAGCATATTCATCCGCGTCAGGGAATCGAAGTTTTCCAGCAATTGGTCCAGGCGATCTCGCCGGGCGGTGTCGGGGCGATTCAACTTACCTATAGCAACATAAAGAACGCCCCTGGCCTCGGTCTTCCTCCTCGCATTCCTTCATTTCGCAATCTTTGGCGATCGACTTGGGGCAATTCCGCGATGCGCCGCACACTCGGCCAATGGTTCGGCTCCCCTAAAAGTCCTCAGATGCAGATGAATTCCTATCACCTCAATCAGGTTCTGTTTCTCCTGCAAAACGCTGGCGTGAAAGATCTTCACGTCGAGTTCACCAATCACGGCGGCCATCTTGGCGTATTCGTGCTTTTTTCGCAGCCGTGCTAG